The DNA region TTATTTACTGCTGCTGGGGTAACCACTACTGCTAGTACTACTACCTAGTAGGATTATTAGTACTACCAGAGCTCCCTCTTGAGTTTTTAGTACATGCCATGCTCTGTGTTCAGTGTTACAGCACATCTCCATGAGGAAGGTATTATATTacctccattttgcagataaggtacctgaggctcagagatgtaaTTTGCCTGAGATGGCCTAGACACTAAGGGATGTCGCTGGAGTCAGGGTCCAGCTTTGCCTAACTCCAAAGCCCACACCCCTCATTCTGCCCTCTGCTGCATTCCAGTCTGAAGCCCACTGTCCTCAGATGGGTCTACCTCGCACATACTTGTCCTGTCCTCTTCTCACATGTCCTGACACTTTCTGGGCCTTCCTGTAAACCTGGGACTCTCCCTGACTACTCTTCCTGCATCCCAAGAAATCAtttctggggcaaggggtgacCCCCAGTTAGGCAGTTAAAGAGAGGCAACCATCTCCCCCATGAAACTTGAGAAGTCAGCTATGCAGTGCTCTCTTACCTCCAGTGACTCCTTTACATAGAAGTTTCTTAGCATTTGCATCTATTATGGATTTACCAGTGGTTCCCAGCCTGCGGGCTTCAACTCCAGGGAGAAAGTGACCAGAATCATTGCACAGGTTGGATAAATCTGTAAATCCCCTAAAGGTTGCCAATTGATCTTATGAAGCATAATTGAgagtatttacatatttttgacattattaataAGTGACTTTATAGAAATGTTGATATATACATGTGTCAAAATACTTCCTAATAAAAATCTTAATTGGAAAAAATGGGCTCAGTCACACTGGAAAATGTTGAAAGCTGCTAAATTAGACAAAAATCAAGATGGGCAATGTTTAGCTTCTGAAAGTGATTGTTAAAATGCACAAAATGCATGCATGTATATGGAAGACCTTAAATCTTTTATTACAAGCTTATTGTATCAAATTTCAGATTAGCTAATTATGACTTTGGAATCTAAGAAAGTTTCAAACTGGCAAAGTTCAGATAAAGTCTTTAGTTAATTGTACCAATGTTAATTCTCTGGTTCTGATAATTGTACTATAGTTAGGTAAGACATTATTATTGGTGGGGGAAGGGTGAGAAATGTATGGAAATCTCCTGTACTCTTTttacaacttttctataaatttaaaagtagctcaaaattaaaagttaaaaaagttTCCAGACAGTTTAGTTATGAGTCATGTCAGGGTACTACAGTTGTGCTGTAAGGAGAATGGCTTCTAAGCAGCCAACTCAAATATATACTCTTGATAAGAATATTTTAACCCAAGAGAATGGGTTAAATCATTGTTCAGCTAGATACAAGGAAGAGTAGTTAACAGCACTGGACTCTTGTCTGAGAGTCAGCTGGAGGGTGGCTTCCCAGATCAGTGCTAAATTCTGCTAAAGCTCGTCAGGAAATTGCTTAAGCGTTTTATCAGGAATGCCCATTTCTTTCCCATGGGAGGTTATGAATGACATCACACAAAAAAGTTCTGCCCTAGTTCAAGTTTGGGACAATTTTTCTGTTATATAACAAACTGTCAATACATAACAATACAGGCAGTGTACTAAATGTCATGGAGGCCACACTGAGGGGGACCAAACCTGATCTTGATGATTCTAGGCAAAGTAGGACAAAGGCTATGCAAGGAGAACAAAATGCTATGGCGTGCAAAGGGGAGGAGAATTGAGAAACAGTTTTGTGGACCTCACAGCATTTGAGGAGTTGCAACTAGAGAGGATGTTCCCAGCAGATGGGAAGAGTAAAAGCATAGCGGTAGAGGCAGGAAGGTGGCAGTGTATCTGGGGGACCTTGACTGTCAGTTTGGCTGGAGGGGAACATTTAGAGATAGACCAAAGGTAGGAAGAAAAGCCAGAAAAGTGACTCAGAAGCTTAGAGCCCAGGAGGATTTAAGAGACCATACAAtccaatttcttcattttatggcAGTGACCAGTTTGAGAAATTTTGCCTAATCccacaggtgggggtgggggagattgAAGGCTTCGGAGGGATCCCAGGAAGACTTCTCAGAGGAGGTGGCAATGATGATGGAACAAGGGGCATAACAGTAAGGGAGACTGTGATTCCTTTTGGCCACACTAAGTCCCCATGTTGCTTGTGCATCCCCAACCCCCAACACACTCCTCTTCCCATGCCACTCTGGCTCCCCAGAGCAGCCAGCATAACCATGGGGGCAAAAAGTAGCTTCTGAAATGAGTTTTTTGTCATAAATCTGGAGGAGGACTGTGAAATCCCTGAGGGCAACCTCCCCTTCCACACCAGCCATCGTCTTCCACCTCAAATTGAAGGCTGTCACCTTCCTGATTTAAGGCTTGAGCACCTACTCTAGACTCATTAATAATTACAGCTAACAGTTACTGAGTGCCAGgttctgttctaagcactttacaaataaTATCTCAGTTAAGCTTCATTACCACCATTTCAGGAGGGTACTAATATTATACCCATTTTTCACTTGAGGAAGCTGGGGTTTTAAGCCATTTGCTCAAGATCTCCTAGCTGATGAGGGGCCACTCTGAGAGTTGAGCCCAGGCTCCTCTGAGTTCAGACCCTATGCATCTGACCCTGTAACACTGTTCCACGCTTCTCCATCCCTCACCACTCACTCCCCTCACTCCTGGCCCATCCAGGCCCCGGGCCTTTACCTCTCTACTTCCCTCTCTACACCAGGGAAGGCATGTGGGCCTAGACTGGACCTCTAGCCAAGGAGAAGGAGGGGGATCCTTGTGACAATCAGTTCACAGATTTCAAAGTGCTTTCATGTACATTTTCTTATTTGAGCCTTTAAAACAGCCCTATAGGAGTGTTTTACAAGTGTAAGTAGGACTGAAATGATTCTATTGTCATCCCATAGAAAAGGAAATGGAGACTCAGAGATGTGCTGTGACTTGCTCAATAGGCAGAGGTGATTTGGGTCCATCTGACTTCATCACACCCCCACTTCCCTAGCCTGGATTTTTTCCTTCTGGGGAGTCAGGCCTGGGTCAGATGCTCCCTTAAATGAGACAAGCGAGAGGCTTCCAGGAGTCTTCAGCCTAGAGTCCTGCTTCAGCCCTGACAGGGTGCAAGACCGGCTGTAGGCCAGGAACTGACCACCAGAATAAAAGGGGACTTGGGAGTGGATGACCATGGCTGAAGGGGTGGCCACAGCAAGAACCCGCCCAGCCCCCTTCAAGGGAAGGCAGCAGCAGGGTTGGGAAGGGAGATGTCTCTGGCATTCACATAGAAGAAGTAGTGAAAGCCTGATGTCTAACTCTGAGGGTGCTGGTCGAGTCGTGGCTGGGCTGGAGCCTGCTCCCAGTTGGCAGCTCCGCATATGGAGATGGCACACTGGCAAAACACAGGGGCCCTGCACAGCAAGACAAGAGGCTGCTAACCTGACATGGAGGAGCTGACCTGAGGAGCAGGCAATCTAACAGAAGCCAAAAGTTATTTGCCTACAGATGTTCCCTGCAATGTTACCAAGGCAAAACATGGGGAAAAACGCTAATACCCAGTGAGCTATTTGGCAATCACTCAGTGGAATCTAATGAACAAAGGTTTGTGGTGTAAAGTTGACTCTACATCACACTGTGTCCCCTTAAGGATGACTCACGGGAACAATCTCTCTTGGTTCCAGTGCCAGGAAACTGTTTCTTCAGGGCAGCTGCTTTGCTTTTATCTTGAGTTCTGCATATCTGTCAGCTGACCACATTTCCCTTTTAGCTTTGACTGTCGGGAAGCTTCAAGTCAAATTTATGGCCCATCTTTCACAACTGTATGGCAGGGGATTTATGTGTCAGTATCTCTCCTAGCTTTCTTTACTTTCTCCTAAACAGTCTTCTGTTTATCAGTAATCTTGTATTCTGTGCTGTATTTGTcagcaaaataaggaaaatatttttggaatggaatagagaggagaaagaaaagaagaggaaagaaagttaAGTGAAAAATGCTGAGAAGAAAATAGTTTCCTAACATTCCCGTCAGATTCAGTGGAAGAATATCAATTCTACTGGTCTCTTATGGGCATAAAAGGGTTGACACCTTTAACTGGTATTGTTAGAAACCTCTCAAATGATTGtaaaacaggaaaattaaaataaaataatgaaatgtcaCTTTTCTCCCAGAAAACTGGCAAAATTTCTTTCTGATAATACCAAGTGTTGTCATGGATGAGCACTATCAGACTCTTCTATGTGCTGATGGGGCATGGACTGGCTAATTAGTGAAAATTAGCTAATTGGCATGTGAAAATGCACATACATGTGACTCAGAGATTATACACCTAAGTAAACGGGAGAGAAACTCTTGGCTGTGGGCACAGAaaactttacagaaaatgttttagcattgtttgtaatagcaaagtAAAGAAGGAAACATTCTAAGTGtcctcagagagagaaaaataaatgatgatCTAACCTCACAATAGAATgttacatagtaattaaaatgaatgaTCACAGCTACATGTACCACAACGGGCAAAGCTCAAAGCATAAGCTTGAACAATAAAAGCAAACTGCAGAAGGTTATATAACTTTGATTCCATTTCTAAAAAGTTTACAATGACAAAAACCATATTACACCTTGTTTATGGGTCCACATGTATGTCTTAAGGATAGAAAGACATGGATGGAAACAATAAAGGCCTGAGTCAGGACAgtaagaagaggaaggagaaggtGATCAGGGCAGGTTTGTCATGGGTACATGCATGTAGATTATATGATGATCTACTCTTTTGGGTATGACtaaaacatttcattaaaatgaagaatGGTGTGAACACTGCCATTGCAACTGGGTAAAAAGTTCTGGTTGGGAAGATGTCCATGGCTGTGATGGGGCCTCTCTCGCAGGCTTTGTGGTCCAGGGCTCCAATGGTGAGTTCCCCTTCTTGACCAGCAGCGAACGCCTGGAGGTGGTGAGCCGTGTGTGCCAGGCTTTACCGAAGGACAAGCTCCTGTTAGCTGGCTCTGGCTGCGAGTGTGAGACCATAAAGCCCTGGGCCTGTGGGAGGCTGGGTATGGGGGCCAGGCTCCTTGGCTCTGGGCTGGGTTCAGTCTATTTGTTCTGTCTCTTGAGCACCCCTTGCTTGCCCCAGGGTCCTAGCCCAgcccttcttcctctttctctcgcCTTCTGTGGCCTGTAGGGAAGActccctctttcctcctgcaGCCACTCAAGCCACAGTGGAGATGACCGTGAGCATGGCCCAGGTCGGGGCCGACATTGCCTTGGTGGTGACCCCATGCTACTATCGGGGCCGCATGAGCAGCAGCGCCCTTATTCACCACTACACCAAGGTGAGTGTGACAGGTGGGCATGGGTTTTTAGGCTGGCCACCAAGGGGAGGATGCATGAGGCGGAGACCCTGCCTAGGGAGAGGAGACAAGACAAACTGGGAGCAGAGACAAGAGTGGTGATCCTGCTTCCCATGAAAGGCAGCTATGGGAAAGGGGAGGGATTGCCACCACGTCCCAGCTGTGCAACACTGGGCAACTAACATAATCACACTGTGCCGCTGTTTCCTCCCCTCTCAAATGGGAGGAATAATGGTATCTTCCCCATGCATTTGTTTGGAGAACTAAATTGGATCAAAACATAAGGGACTTAGAACTTGGCCTGACACATAGAAAGGGCCCACTGAAGAGTGCCCATTATTACTACTTACAACAGGGTATGGAGCTCTGTGACCTCTAGTCCAGCAGGTGGGCTTGTCCAGGTAGCCCTGCAGTGACCAGGCCCAGACCTGTTGGTGTTGGGCAGAGCCTCAGGCTGCTTGGGCATGTGGCAGCTGCCCTCTCCCCCTCCTTTGCACCCCTCAGGTTGCTGACCTTTCCCCAATTCCTGTGGCGTTGTACAGTGTCCCAGCCAACACTGGGCTGGACCTGCCTGTGGATGCAGTAGTCACGCTTTCCCAGCACCCAAATATCGTGGGCATCAAGGACAGCGGTGGTGATGTGAGCGGCAGCAGCTCCTGGCTGGGTGCCCCTTCTCTTTTGCTACCACCTCAGGGCAGCTCTGGGGTCTGCTTCCGTCCTAGAGGCCTGCTTGCATTCTTTCGGTCATGTGGACTTCCTGGGGCTTTTTCTAAGTTTCAGGGCATCTCTCGGGGCCTGGGTTTCATTCTCCCGCACTTGCCCAGTCCTCTCTAGGCCAGCACTGAGTCTGGGTCCAGCTCTCATGCCCAGTTTGCTGCTGCAGGTGACCAGGATTGCGCTGATTGTTCACAAGACCAAGAGGCAGGATTTCCAGGTGTTGGCTGGATCGGCTGGCTTCCTGCTGGCCAGCTATGCCGTGGGTAAGGCCTCCCTCTGCTCTCACACTATGATGGGTGACCCAGATACACCCAGGCAGCTGGGGTCTGTTGGGAGAGACCGTGGGGGCTGGGGCTTGCTCTGCAGAGGGACTTGGCCATCCTGCCTACTTGAAAAACCTCAGAAGTCCAGTATGCTGCTTGCTTATTTGAATACTGGGTGCTTGTGGATGAACTTTTCTGGGCTGAGGAGGGTAGCCATGAACCGTCTCTGGCCTGTAGTTGGGATGCCTGCAGTTTCCAAGTCCTGAGCTCTCTGTTTAGGTAACAGATTTAGCTTCTCTAATCTCACCTTGTAAATCATTCTGTAAGGGCAGAGGCCTTGGGGCCCTCCCCTCTAGTCTGGGAGTCCGTTTTCCCCTCTCCTGGTCCCAGGCCAAAATGAATGGTCAGACCCATAGGGTTAAGCCAAGAATCTTCAGCTGCCTGATCAGATTCTGTTCCAGTCCAGGGTCCTAGGAATGCCACCTAATTAGACCAACTGTTTTTGTCTGTTCTGGGTCAAGGTCTTTGGGTTAAGGTTGGATTTGCACCCTGGAGAAGAGAGGATGGGGAGTTTCTGCTCCCTTCAGCTGGATCCCCAGCAGGTAGATAGACTGGGTTACTTTCCCACGCTGCAGGGAAAATGCTGGAAAATTGCACTTGCTCCAGGGGGCAGTGATGGTTCCTATCTTCTCTGGTCTCCACAGACTCTGGCTTGTTGTCTAGGTCCTTGCACATCTTTCCTCTGCCATGTCACTATCTTTAAATTGCAGGGGAAGAATCAGAAGGGGACCCATGTACGCCTCATTCCCGAGAGTAGGGTAGATTGTAAGAACACAGGGTCTGGAGGTCAGGGAGTCTGAGCTGGGATCTCAGCCCTGCCATTTAGTCACTGACTACTGCTGAGCAAGGCACTCACCCTCTCTGGGTCCAAGTTTCTGCTCTGTAAAGCAGGGAGGTGTTGTGAGAATTCAAAAGGGTTGGCCCTGTGTCTGCATGGTGGCCAGCACATGGGAGGAATCAGTAAACAGCAGCAATATTAGCTTATTACAGATTTCCTGCTCTCTAGTCTTGAGGCCACTGTCCTTAAGGTCACTCCTAACTAGCCTTAAAAATCACATTCACAGGCTGGCAGAAGTGGCAGGGCCTTCTGAGATCACGGCCAGCCCACTTTCATTGCCCAGATGAGAACAAAGAGGATCAGGAGGTCTATGATTGTGCCAGTTCATGTAGCCAGTAAGAAGAAATACATGGTCTCCTGTGTCCAGAGCTCTTTCCAACCCCCACCACTGTGCCAGGCTAAATTCACTGGGGGTAGTGAGATTTCAGAAGAGTGGCTTCCTGTCCACTCCACTCCCTTCCAGGACTGCTGAAACCAGAGGAGCATGAAGGTGTCAACCAGCAGCGGGGTTTTACTCtcaggggctgggggtgcagggaAGGCATGTCCTTGAGTCAGTCTTCAGTCTCTCTTCCCTGGCCCTCAGCCTGCAGAACACAGCCTGCGACAGCCTTAGAAATCTGCGCTTGGTGGACTCAGGCTTGCCTTTGACATGGCCAACCGGTGATGTAGAAATCATATCCAATCTCCCCAGAATAAAGAGGGCTGGGAACTAGGGTTTGGAATTCTCTGTGAGAAGAGGCTCTAACTGATGTTCTGCACCTTACTCTGGGGCAGGAGCTGTTGGGGGCGTGTGTGCTCTGGCCAATGTCCTGGGGGCACAGGTGTGCCAGCTGGAGCGACTCTGCCTCACAGGGCAATGGGAGGATGCCCAGAAGCTGCAGCACCGCCTCATTGAGCCAAACACTGCGGTGAGCTCCCAGCTGATGGCACCAAAAGGGCAGGGGCATGAGGGAAGAAGTGGGGGTGGGTACTGTGTCTTCATAGGAGCAGGAGCCAGAGCAGGCACAGGGGGCCCCAGTCTCTTCCCTTGCAGAAAGTCCTTTTAGAGAACATCCCAGTGTGGGGACTCCTTGCGCCTCCCCAGAAAAATCTTGACTTCAGACAAAATTGATGCCCATTGGTTCTCAAATTTAAGTGTGCATTTGAATTCATTTAGGGAGCTAGTTAAAATCCTAATCCTTTAGACCCAGGAATATGCATCGAGACATTCTGGGTGGTTATGATATCAATAACCCTAGGACCTTACTTGCAGATACGTTGCCTAGAGAGAGTGAGCCGTGGGCCTTTGTAGCAACTTTATCAGGGGCCAGATTCTGAACAACAGAATAATTGGGAGTAGTAGAGGAACTAGAAGG from Manis pentadactyla isolate mManPen7 chromosome 8, mManPen7.hap1, whole genome shotgun sequence includes:
- the HOGA1 gene encoding 4-hydroxy-2-oxoglutarate aldolase, mitochondrial isoform X3 codes for the protein MLGPQVWSSVRQGLSRGLSRNMRGWASGEGRKVDIAGIYPPVTTPFTATAEVDYEKLEENLHKLGTFPFRGFVVQGSNGEFPFLTSSERLEVVSRVCQALPKDKLLLAGSGCESTQATVEMTVSMAQVGADIALVVTPCYYRGRMSSSALIHHYTKVADLSPIPVALYSVPANTGLDLPVDAVVTLSQHPNIVGIKDSGGDVTRIALIVHKTKRQDFQVLAGSAGFLLASYAVGLWVKVGFAPWRREDGEFLLPSAGSPAGAVGGVCALANVLGAQVCQLERLCLTGQWEDAQKLQHRLIEPNTAP
- the HOGA1 gene encoding 4-hydroxy-2-oxoglutarate aldolase, mitochondrial isoform X1; the encoded protein is MLGPQVWSSVRQGLSRGLSRNMRGWASGEGRKVDIAGIYPPVTTPFTATAEVDYEKLEENLHKLGTFPFRGFVVQGSNGEFPFLTSSERLEVVSRVCQALPKDKLLLAGSGCESTQATVEMTVSMAQVGADIALVVTPCYYRGRMSSSALIHHYTKVADLSPIPVALYSVPANTGLDLPVDAVVTLSQHPNIVGIKDSGGDVTRIALIVHKTKRQDFQVLAGSAGFLLASYAVGLWVKVGFAPWRREDGEFLLPSAGSPAGAVGGVCALANVLGAQVCQLERLCLTGQWEDAQKLQHRLIEPNTAVTRRFGIPGLKKAMDWFGYYGGPCRAPLQNLSPTEEEALCMDFTSNGWL
- the HOGA1 gene encoding 4-hydroxy-2-oxoglutarate aldolase, mitochondrial isoform X2, with the translated sequence MLGPQVWSSVRQGLSRGLSRNMRGWASGEGRKVDIAGIYPPVTTPFTATAEVDYEKLEENLHKLGTFPFRGFVVQGSNGEFPFLTSSERLEVVSRVCQALPKDKLLLAGSGCESTQATVEMTVSMAQVGADIALVVTPCYYRGRMSSSALIHHYTKVADLSPIPVALYSVPANTGLDLPVDAVVTLSQHPNIVGIKDSGGDVTRIALIVHKTKRQDFQVLAGSAGFLLASYAVGAVGGVCALANVLGAQVCQLERLCLTGQWEDAQKLQHRLIEPNTAVTRRFGIPGLKKAMDWFGYYGGPCRAPLQNLSPTEEEALCMDFTSNGWL